The following are from one region of the Arachis duranensis cultivar V14167 chromosome 10, aradu.V14167.gnm2.J7QH, whole genome shotgun sequence genome:
- the LOC107470224 gene encoding phosphoglucan phosphatase LSF2, chloroplastic translates to MMEMLPSVPGSPLLNTQVLRRYKSPCTFVVPNYSLRFTRICCKKLSENGIDEKHKLSTSNTTASKSKDRMEDYNIAMKRMMRNPYEYHHDLGMNYTLITDNLIVGSQPQKPEDIDHLKKEEGVTYILNLQQDKDVEYWGIDLNSITRRCHELDVRHMRRPAIDFDPNSLRNVLPKAVSSLEWAISEGKGKVYVHCTAGLGRAPGVAIAYLFWFYDMNLNTAYELLTSKRPCGPNKRAIRGATYDLAKNDPWKEPFESLPDHAFEDIAEWERKLIQDRVRSVRGT, encoded by the exons atgatggaaatgCTTCCTTCAGTACCAGGATCTCCTTTGTTGAACACACAAGTACTTAGGAGGTACAAATCGCCATGCACTTTTGTGGTTCCTAACTACTCTCTTAGATTCACTCGGATATGCTGCAAGAAGCTATCAGAAAATGGCATTGATGAGAAGCACAAACTCTCCACCAGCAATACCACTGCCTCTAAATCCAAGGACAGAATGGAAGATTACAATATTGCTATGAAGAGAATGATGAGAAATCCTTATGAGTATCACCACGATCTGG GTATGAATTACACACTTATAACTGACAATCTCATTGTGGGATCCCAACCACAGAAACCTGAAGACATCGATCACCTCAAGAAGGAAGAGGGTGTGACATACATTCTGAACTTGCAGCAGGATAAGGATGTAGAATATTGGGGAATAGACTTGAATTCGATAACAAGGAGGTGTCATGAACTCGATGTTCGACATATGAGGAGGCCG GCAATAGACTTTGATCCAAACTCCTTGCGAAATGTTCTACCTAAAGCAGTCTCATCATTGGAATGGGCAATCTCAGAGGGAAAAGGAAAAGTTTATGTGCATTGTACTGCTGGACTTGGGAGAGCACCAGGGGTGGCAATAGCTTATTTGTTCTGGTTCTATGACATGAAT CTAAATACCGCATATGAGTTGTTAACTTCAAAGAGACCATGTGGACCTAATAAAAGAGCAATACGAGGAGCTACCTATGATTTGGCCAAGAATGATCCATGGAAGGAGCCATTTGAGTCTCTTCCAGATCATGCATTTGAAGATATAGCAGAGTGGGAGAGGAAATTGATTCAAGATCGCGTTCGCTCCGTTCGTGGAACTTGA